Genomic window (Verrucomicrobiia bacterium):
TGCCCCAAACGCTTGGCTTGTGGTTGGAGGCCCGCTGCGTCGGCGGCTATAGGAATACTTAAAATGCTCTAGTTTTGGGAAGCCACCGCTTGACAAGTAGTTTGGGCAACCTCAATTTGCGGACACAATGATCACGCGACAAACAGGCCAATGCAACTGTCGCTCACTTAACTGTTAGTCAACATTCACGCAGATGGCTGTATCACTCTATTGTCCCCACTGTAACAAGCACACCGCGCTGAGCGCCGCTCCGGCGGAGTTTAAAAACAGTTACGGAACGACCTTTCGCGCAGACGCAATTTGGAAGCCGGATCTTCGCAAAGAGTGGTGGATTGGCGTCTGCAACAGCTGCCACCAGCCATCTCTCGTCCTCAATAACGGCGAGATTATCTTTCCGCACCCTCTGCCAAGTCCGACTGACCCGAATGTTCCCAAGGAGCTTGCCCGTGATTTGGACGAGGCAAAGATGTGTTTTGCGGTTCAATGCTACCGGGCGTGTGCAGTCATGGCTCGACGTTGCATTCAGTCAGCCTGTGTTGCCAAGGGTGCTACCGCTAGTCAACTGGTGGATCAGATCACAGAGTTGGCCAAGCTCGGGGTGATCACGAAGGATATTCAGGAGTGGGCTACAGTTGTCCGCTGGGTTGGCAACGACGCAGCACATCCGAATAAGGATGAAGTCAAGAAGGAGGACGCAGAGGATTGTTTGCGGCTGGCCGAGCAGTTCCTTTACGTCATCTTCGTTACGCCTGCAATTGCAAAAGCCATACGTGCAGCGAGAGGTAAGCCATGACGGCTAGCCATGCGTTGCATCTAACCCGGCCCTTGCGTCGCGGTTGCAATCATTGCGTCCCGTGCGCCGGGTTGCTGGGGCTATTAGGCGACAGCGAACCTCATGAGTGGCGATCCACAACGTTTCATTTGGCGTAGAGTCAGCGCCGTATTTTTGGGATTGCTTGGCGTGTATTTCCTTTACTGCGCAGTTGGTCCGCTCATCGTCGGATTTCGTTCGCGTCACATTGAGTTCATGAACAACATCGCGGTCTTCATCGTGATGGCGATGTTCTTGTTCGCAGTTGGTGTGGCATTGCTGTCTAGCGCTTGGCGGCTTTGGCAACGGCCGCCTTGACAACGTAAGCCGGAAGGATGCAGTTGGCCCGTTCCACCCAAACTCCAATCGAATCGTTCCGGCTAAGCTGGCAATAAGCGTCATTGGGCGGCGGTGAAAGGGCGGTGGGGCGCAGTCAAAATCATGGGTGAACAAATCTTCGTCCACTTGTCGCTTGCCTCCACCGCTGGTGTTCCGACAATGAGGGCCATGAATCGGATTGATGCGCGATTTGCCGACCTTCGGCGTCAGGAGAAAAAAGCTTTTGTGGTCTATATCGGAGCGGGCGACCCCAATCTGGAAGCCACGCGGAAGTTTGCGGTGGCGTTTGATCGGGCCGGAGTGGACGTTTTGGAGCTGGGGGTGCCGTTCAGCGATCCGTTGGCCGATGGCCTGGTGAATCAATTGGCGGCGCAACGCGGATTGGCGGCAGGCACGACTCCGGACAAATTGCTGGAAACCGTCGCCGCCATTCGTCGGGACGCGCAAATTCCCATCGTGCTCTACATTTATTTCAATCTGATCCACAAGGTTGGATTGGAATTCTTCATCAAAGCGGCGGCAGCGGCGGGCGTGGACGGTTTGTTGGTGCTGGATTTGCCGCCGGAAGAAAGCGGCGCCTACGAAGCGCTCATGGCCAAACATGGATTGCGCCAGATTTATCTCATTGCGCCGACCACGCCGGAGGCGCG
Coding sequences:
- the trpA gene encoding tryptophan synthase subunit alpha, encoding MNRIDARFADLRRQEKKAFVVYIGAGDPNLEATRKFAVAFDRAGVDVLELGVPFSDPLADGLVNQLAAQRGLAAGTTPDKLLETVAAIRRDAQIPIVLYIYFNLIHKVGLEFFIKAAAAAGVDGLLVLDLPPEESGAYEALMAKHGLRQIYLIAPTTPEARVAAIVQRAAGFIYYISRAGVTGMQQQIASDLAEQVAKIRQHTELPIVVGFGISNPEQAQTVARAADGCVVGSAIVNQIAQLGSSPDGATRITDFVRAMVEAVKR
- a CDS encoding DUF4145 domain-containing protein encodes the protein MAVSLYCPHCNKHTALSAAPAEFKNSYGTTFRADAIWKPDLRKEWWIGVCNSCHQPSLVLNNGEIIFPHPLPSPTDPNVPKELARDLDEAKMCFAVQCYRACAVMARRCIQSACVAKGATASQLVDQITELAKLGVITKDIQEWATVVRWVGNDAAHPNKDEVKKEDAEDCLRLAEQFLYVIFVTPAIAKAIRAARGKP